In a genomic window of Aeromicrobium panaciterrae:
- the tpiA gene encoding triose-phosphate isomerase yields the protein MAAARKPLMAGNWKSNLNHQEAVVLVQKLAWTLQDKKHDYEKSEVVVIPPFTDIRSVQTLVDGDHLAIGYGAQNVSEHDGGAYTGEIAASMLAKLGCSYVVVGHSERREYHGESDALVNTKAAKSLAAGMTPIVCVGEGLEVRQSGEHVAYTLAQIDGSLAGFSAEQIASLVVAYEPVWAIGTGEVATPEDAQEVCAAIRARVAETWSADAADSLRILYGGSVKAANIAAIMAKSDVDGALVGGASLQAEEFAGIARFYDMPDLSGA from the coding sequence ACTGGAAGTCCAACCTCAACCACCAGGAAGCCGTGGTTCTCGTCCAGAAGCTCGCGTGGACGTTGCAGGACAAGAAGCACGACTACGAGAAGTCCGAAGTCGTTGTGATCCCTCCGTTCACCGACATCCGCAGCGTGCAGACTCTGGTCGACGGTGACCACCTGGCGATCGGCTACGGCGCTCAGAACGTCTCCGAACACGATGGCGGCGCCTACACCGGCGAGATCGCGGCATCGATGCTCGCCAAGCTCGGCTGCTCGTACGTCGTCGTCGGCCACTCCGAGCGCCGCGAATACCACGGCGAATCAGACGCCCTCGTCAACACGAAGGCCGCCAAGTCGCTTGCCGCTGGCATGACGCCGATCGTGTGCGTCGGCGAAGGTCTCGAGGTGCGTCAGTCGGGCGAGCACGTGGCCTACACGCTGGCTCAGATCGACGGATCGCTCGCCGGATTCAGTGCCGAGCAGATCGCGTCGCTGGTCGTGGCCTATGAGCCCGTATGGGCAATTGGCACCGGCGAAGTTGCTACTCCCGAAGACGCGCAGGAGGTCTGCGCGGCGATTCGTGCGCGAGTTGCCGAGACCTGGTCTGCCGATGCTGCAGACTCATTGCGTATCCTTTACGGCGGATCAGTGAAAGCGGCGAACATCGCCGCCATCATGGCGAAGTCGGACGTCGACGGAGCCTTGGTCGGCGGTGCAAGTCTCCAAGCGGAGGAGTTCGCCGGGATCGCTCGGTTCTACGACATGCCGGATCTTT